The stretch of DNA CGGCACAAgtccaccccttccaacagtggCCACACCATGCTTCCAGTGGAGGAGGGGCAGGACACGCACAGGTCTCAGCCCAGGACTCTCCTCTGCCccgcccacacagacacagagctggaTGTGTTCTGCAGGAACTGTGAAGTCCTTGCTTGCAGTCAGTGcgtcactgaccaccaccaccactgcccggGTAAAGTGCCAGTGCAAGAGTATGCCAGTTCAGAAAAGACGTCGATCAAGAGATGCCGGGTGAAATACGCCCaggtgcgtgtgcatgcattcatatatatctttttatataattttatatataaatgagtgtgtgtgtgttgtgagcagtTAATTTTGATGATACTGAGGACAGGAacagtggccttgtggtaattCACTTGACAAGTGTACACCAGTTTGAGTCCTGCACAGACTAGGAAATTTACATcccccatccactaatggtggtctgggtgatagtctttgatatgatatgatgggATACAATGTGATACAGTTATGCTGTGGTTTATTTGGACTTGTGACTGAAATCAAAGATCTGTATCcattgtgtttgtatacatgtatgttcaaCTTTATTTTGGACATGGTTCATGACTCAGGTTAGTTGTATctctcttgggttttttgtttttatgttttgcacTTAACAGTTAGATAGATATGGCATAATTTGACTGCATTTGATCATAATCATCAAATATGGTTGTCAGTGACTTGTTGGAGGGTCACAGTGACTTCTTTTACCCCTCCTACTACCAAGATATATAAAGCAGAAGAGGGTTTGTGTTTTTCCCCCCATAGAGATTGGGGACATCATTGAATTGAGGTAGTATCTCCTGGTCATGTACCATGAGGGACAGGTCACAGTCATTGTCCAGACATCTGATCAGTTTTAATCATGGGATAAAGTTTGTCATGTCAGGCATGACACATGGTCCATTCTAGTGGAGAGGATTTTAGTGGGCCAAGGCTAGATTCACCCTCCACCctcatgattttttaaaatttttgttcaGCATATTTGCAAAGTTATTTTCACTATGAAGAAAGATTTATTTGTCTGCATTTCTTTTCCTCCACATCTAGATTGTTCAGTTTGAGTATAGCTCAGACTAAAATTACTAAAGACAGTGAGTGACACATGAGTATTTCAAAAAGTATATATCTAAAAAATGAAGTAGTTCCatcaaatttaaaaagaaaagaaaaagccataAAAAAGACTCTGAATAATAAGATGCTTATCAATAACAATTCATTTACCCCACAAAAAATTAGGTACTTATACTATAGCAATATACTTACTTCAGAGAAACGATCGAGATACACCTATTCATTTAACTGTTTccacattattattatgtacACCAGGTGATGCGATTCTTCTCTGAGCAAAGGCGCGATACGGAAGAGAGAATGGCTGCCTTGAACGTAAAGAAGCACACGATCCAGGGAGATATCCGCAAATTCTTCTCAGCCCTGATCAAGGCGTGCATGGATGTGGAGGGCTCCCTGTTGGAGGAACTGGAGAACTCAGTGTCAGACCACATGGACCTGCTGTCTGAGCACCACACTGCCTGGCAGAGGGTTCAGGAAGACACACAGGAGCTTCTGGACATCACAGACATCCTGCATTTCTTGCCCAATGCTGGTGAGCTGGTCATGTCCTATAGATACTCTGCGTGTTCCTTGCTGTAATGTTCGTGTGTTTTactgtgccatgtcaaactgatacatACTTGGCCTGTTCGCTTGCTCTGTGCTGGCCAAATTTCGTGGCGAACCCTGTACTAGGATTCTTACATTAAGGCACAGTGGTTCTTCATTCTCTCTTAATCATAGTGAACAATAATTATTACAATCAGAACAGTTACAGACATTATATACTTCTTTCCTAACGTTGATGACTTACTGATGTTCTGAGCAGAATACTTGACATGAATTAtgaagaattatatatatatatatataagcatggtTTGACTTGTCCCTTTAGAGCTTCATTGTATGTGTTGTGGGATCACATCTGGGTTCTGTCTTGTGAAATTTGTATCCACTGTTTTCAACTGAGGTACCATGTACCTTGTAATAAATGAAGTCATGTACCCATGGAAGAGGTCATTTATTGTTTCCAAGGTGTAAAGCTTACTGTTCAGAACGCTGAACTATAGCAAAAACAGAACCTGATTGGGTGGCCTTACAGTTGTTGATATTTTGGCTTATGTAGTTATAAATGCAAGTGGTTGACAGGCAGAGTCTGGTGCTGTTACTGTATTTCAAGTGAGTGGAAATGTATCAGATTATTGGTGACGGTTGCTCCTGGATACTTCCTGTCATGTGATGTTTAAGTACGGCACAATAGTTTgtgatgtatgtatatgcatttcAGTGGGCTTAATTTGCTTGTTCTTGGTCAAATGAACCAACCCACCCTTGATAAAAATATGAtgggatgttgtttgtttgtaccaTCTAATCTCAAAACATGTTggctttcataaaaaaaaggaaatctgaAACTCTATTGAAATGTCACAGAATATTATTTAACCAAATACATGTGATCAAGTCAGTCAAGTGGACTTTCAGGGGCTTGATAAGTGAAAGAAAAACCAACTCATTTTTAGCatcatgtgttttttgtgtgctggTAATTGAGTCAAATGACTGTGATCATGAGCTGTGCAGTTATGAAAGTGTTCCATATGAATCCACTGGACTGTAAATGATGAGAtcaaacttttgttttctttttaggcaGGTGATGACAACCAAGAGTTAAACAGGTTTGTCAGAAACTCCACTTATGAggctttgtttgatttgtttatttctattgttttttgttgggtgtgTCATGTTGTTAAATTATGTCCTGCCACATGCATTCTTCaaataaaaaaatcaatgtaTCTTCACAGATTTTCTTCCACTGATGGAGGCAAGCAAGGCCTCCTTAAGCCAGGCATTGCGTGATGGGGAAAACCTGGCTGCATCTACTCCGCCTGAGATGTCTGTAGACTTGTGTCTTTGTCAGTCATCCCTTCGCAGTGTGGTCAAGCGAATCAAGGTTTGCAATGATAAATTATGTGATTTATCAGTTATTGTTTATTTGACTTAtcctttttgtatttgtgtttgaaaTGTGTTTAAGAGCATGTCATGAACAGTACCTTTTAACGGAAAACAACCCGGCACAAGAAGAATGTATGAGTGGTTGGAGTGGGGGCCCTTATGGGAATGAAGATGGCAGAGAACAATTCTGAATAAATGTGACGCAAAACATAAATCAAGTTatgatgttgctgttgaatgCATGGTCTTCATGATCCTTGCACTGAAGACATAACAGAGCATGTATGGTatacaaggagagacagggaaaagcaTATTCATCATAACCTTTAACGTTAGCACTTGCTAGAAgtctgaaacaaacagaaaaaaaaagaagaaaaaaaaagaggagagaatgCATCAAAGTGGAACTAGACTTTTGAGGTCAAAAGCAAACAATGTGCTGTTTTATGatgaagataacaaaaaaaaaaagaaaaaaaagttgtgcttGGTCTGTGATGTGCTTTCTGTCTTTCATGAGCACACACATGCCCGCATTCTTCAAGAACTCAATAAGAAGTGTGATAATAGCTGTTCTTTCCTCAGGAGATTGGAGCCACATCCCTGATCATCAACACCCACAAGACTCTGACACTTCGCAAAGTGAGTTCCATGTCCTTCGCTGTGCCGGACGACAAGAATGAACCATTGGTAACAGCCATGTTGTTGCTGACTCCCAGTGTGCTGCTGGCAGCAGATTTCAACAACTCCTGCCTCAAACGCTTCcacaaggaagaggaaggagaaggctGGAACTGCATGGAAGTTCTGGCACTGAAATGGCGACCTTACGGCATGACCAAACTGTCAGAGGAGTGTGTGTCGCTTCCACAGAATGGTAAACCAGGAGGAGGTGGACCAGAAAGCCAGCAGGATCGTTCCTTCACCATTGACCCCACCACTGGTGCTGAACCTCTGTCAGAAAAAGCAGATGAAGGAATGTTTGATGGGAAGCAGGCAAGTTCTGGGAAACAAGGTGATgatggcacagacacagacatacatttgGCCGTTACCTCTCCACTTGCTGGCTGCTTTGATGTTGTCATTCCTGCCTCAGGCAACAGGAAGATGCATGTGGTCAGAGCCATAGATGAAGAAAAGGGACTCTGGGGCCTGGGAGTTGTTGGCAACCACAAGCTGGCAGTTTCAACGATGGGTGAGGATGCTTTATGGATAGGCTTGCTACTTTATGGCTtatgttttggttttgatttcgCTGGCAGTGTCAACAGTAGGTAAGGATGCTTTTGGATAGGCTTGCTACTTTATGGCTTATGTTTTGGTTATGATTTAATTTACATTCAAACCAGACATTATTTGCTTTTTCAAGTTTTCATTTGgtttaaatagatttttttttctgactcagtaaaacagaatgaaaaggaAATATTTCAGAACCTTTGCATATATGCCTGCATTTGTTGTCCTGGAACGGATGGGTTTCAAAAACGTCAAAAAGTTATGGGAAATAAGCTTACATTATAAAGTGTATGCTCTACCTAAAATTATGATTGCATATTTTCAGTGGTGACAATAAGTTACGATATATGCGGGGAACATGCAAATTTGAATCATGTTATagagatacttttttttctttgcctatTTTAAACAGTTTGAAGTTGACACTGAACTGCATTTTATCCTACAGTTTCAGGTCGCTCTTTTATTAGCCTGATAGATACTGCCCAAGGATCAACCCAGCGATTGCCGCTGACCTCTGACGTATCTGTGACCCCTCTGGTGTCACCACGCCATGTCCTGCCCACAAGCCCCTCCTCAATCATCGTCGGTGATCATGGGAAGAAGGCCGTGATCCATGTCTCCTTGGATGGTCAAGTTCTCTTCACTTTCACTGGAAATGGCAGCCACCGAGTGTCCCATCCTGAAGGCTTGTGTGTGGACGGTCAGGGCCATGTATTTGTGGCCGACAGCGGGGATCACTGCATCTTTGTGCTCACCAAGGGGGGCCACCTGTACAGCAGGACTGGGAAGAAGCAGAGTGATCTCCACCAGCCACAAGCACTGTGTATTGACAGAAACAGTTGTCTGTATGTGGCGAATGATGGGGGCAAGTTACTCAATGTTTATGAAGTCTTTCAAGAAGGTGAACTGGCTGAATAATGTTGACACCCTTCCAtttcacagtttgtgtgtgtgtgtgatgaaaaaaaaagctgaaggtTATTAATACATACTGTCATTTTCCCTTTAGATTAAAAACAGAATACATAAAGGAATTACAAAAAATGGTCAGACCGTgttctttagaaaaaaacaatTGCTAGGCTAATAAAACTTCAGATTTTAAATGAGAACTTCTCAAAAGAATTATGAAATGGTCTGTattgataagaaaaaaatatttggaACAGAACACATTTTGCTTAACTTTCTAACACTTAAGATGAGATCTTGGTCATGCATAATTAGTTGGAGTGCCTTTTTGTCACTTATCCAAATCTGTTATGGTTGATAACTGAATGTTGTTTCAGGAAAATTTGCTCTGACTCCAAGAATTAAGCTTACCAACTTGaaccccctgtctctttcttttaaaCTGATGTTTTGTCAACATGTTTACAACTTACTGCAGAATGATGGATGCATACCCATACACTTGAGagaaataattcacacacacacatgctatacGTGTATGCTTATGTGCACAAgtttgcatgcacatgtacacaaacataaacatgccTCACATCCTTATGTAAGTAACAGTGAGTGGCAGCTTTTGATTTTATCTTTTTATGAAGTCTCTGAGTTCATTGATGTTTTCTTGTGAAGATTTCCATTCGTCTCATCTCTCTCAGTCCTTTCCTTTCATGATGTAGACACAAGGCACCTGTCTGATATACTACTACTTTACCAGCAGTGTCTGCTAAGGCACCATTgcattgcatgtgtgtatgtgtgttcgcctGTCCGTtctttttgtttaacgtctatccacagttaagataagataagataagataagaaaagaataactttattatctccacctggagaaatttggtcaggtgcattatcacaacatagacaagtaaacaacatggggaccataactgtaaaagccaacaacagccccaacaaatattacgaagatacaaatgtaaaaaatatcacatacatcgtttcatacatacatccacacactgcaggtaataactagtattcttaatgtaaaaacagaaagaattaagaaacattatttgaatataattataaacatagcctactatactgcacattgattataatagacagataagataagaataaagatgaattgcggaaaaccacaaccacataatcagcacacacccgcaccgcacccccgcaccccaccccaccccacacacgcagataacttgatcaaacaagagtaataaacatatgttctcaaataaaagcatttcacatattcgcttttaaaaacattgcaattaattattacatcgtaattattaaacagaaatatatttagaatatggacgttagcatcagacatattcattgtacattcatcctgcatattgcatattattcttcctacatattgcacattcattataaccaattgtcacgttttaagctcagtaaacacacacacacacatacacacacacacacacacacacaaacacacacactcaccacaactagaacaaggtacagcctatcatgcacggactttcacacgtctcacatgagagtgcgcgcgcgcacacacacacacagagttctcaagaatttaaaaggtggattgaacgtggaataaaagtcttcagagctctggatttcaacttaaaagttctgtagcgtcgtcctgatggcaatagctcataatactttgctaaaatatgggtgtcgtcagttgctatctgcctgctttttttaaccactcgactttcatacagctcttgcatactagcttgtttcactcccacaattttactgcatacactcatgacatcgttcaaaacacgcttactcctcactcccaaacttccataccagcacataaatgaaactgtaagcacagactcaatacaacatcgataataactttgaagaatatttgaatttataccaacatttctaagcttctgtaaacaaaaaattctagattgacatttcttatgaatggaatcaacatttctgtcaaaagtcagcttattgtctaagatggtccctaaatatctatattcattgaccctctccactgtttgaccatcaataacaaggtcagctacaggcaaggggtctttccgaaaatctattaacatttcttttgttttcaatacgttgagatccagatagtttttctcacaccaggaacagaactttttaatttcactgaaataaatagcatcagagttggacagatcttcaattgctgaatcatcagaatattttatgacaggagtttcctccgtgcctctgcagtcatttgtgtacagtgtaaaaagaacaggggacagcactgtaccttggggtgcaccagtagaagtagattttagagaagagtgggcagaatgaaagcggacggactgagttctattgagaagaaaacttattatccaaagagtaagcttcggatcaacatccatgcctagcagtttgagggcaaggagatgaggttgtattgtgttaaaagcagaagagaagtcaacaaaaaggatacgaacgaaagatcccgtgttattcaaatgaaggaaagcattatgaaggagagttaggatagcatcgtcagtacttctgtgtgctttataagcaaactgaagagagtcaagctgctgttcagtgaaagaaagaagatgtcggagaataattttttcaaagcatttcatcactactgaagtcagggcaacaggacggtaatcatttagtgcggctgggttctttttcttggggataggacagatagtagattttttccagatgctggggacagagcagtccttcagagaccagttgaaaattttacagaacacgtcacacaactgggaagcacatgttttcagtaattttccgcagaaaATCCATCAGCTTCCCCACCCAACCCATGCCTTcagtcatcactactttccctgttcctctctcctcaattagcataaaaaagaaaatgaacaaaataaaacaaactaactagtcaaccagtaagactacaacaaagagccagtggAGCTCCTaattgaactatttcaaacacaagttgaTTGTCATTCTAGCCGGGTTGGCTataatcttcgttgggccagcttagcagacgacttttgtgactcacCGAAAGTTACTGAGGAAGttggtaaatcggtcacaagttatctcccttcacAAGGAGCTGTATaattttttcatcaatttgttaaattataaacactttctTATAGATgacattatagtttttatgttattggacttcagaaagatcatacttctcaactgcaatgatatcatttggccagaaagcctataactcttttaaattaatatttatgtgaatgaattttggcgcgatcttcgaaatccactcagttgaaacattcAAAATaacttcgttttctataaatcaatacagttgccgtggaatttagattgtgtaTTAAAAtttaaatgattaagctttcttctcgtgtatcgctttccgtgtacacctatgttataggcatgcgatggtacgaaatgtctgacagcatttcggccccacaaaactatctcttcttcaagccactgGAATTCGTcaatgccgatttgagcaaaatatgtttttacaatacctagacatttttatagcgtgttttgcagatgtttgcatttctgttattaaTCTGATTCATATTATACATGTATAATTGGGTTGTCgtttggtttaaacgaagtatttcattgccgATCACTAGTTTCAAAAGCACCACCAAGCGGCGCCGACACgagagctgtccgttgagttttctcttgaatttggacataaaaaatctttactctggaagcagattctatagatgattttctttcagttggaaattcaggattttcagttacttaattgttacaattatattacatatcgtgacgtattaattgttgtaatgttcaGAAacgatacatgaactcgttaaaagctcgttcattcagtgactctttttgtttacagtttttaatgacattaattttgtagaaaatggcTTAGCTTAAGAAAACGCTCGTCTCttgcagttttgtgtgatatataatatgtctatatTAGTTTCCCGAGCCAAA from Babylonia areolata isolate BAREFJ2019XMU chromosome 18, ASM4173473v1, whole genome shotgun sequence encodes:
- the LOC143292910 gene encoding uncharacterized protein LOC143292910 isoform X1 gives rise to the protein MADSHEADSLREELETDNAERTVLDLPPASLKEELSDALDPSKGEKEAPTAPSSLLEELTAASAQSSDGGMSPNHCHSDCASGARRNAMQAPPGEKTEMQTSEQLDQCPTPTPENKEETTTQNLTKSDVEACGDMAEVSAYLMEGNQPLGERVQKIQRVFSAATRYSHCISCLHNKKNQAPDLLCLDCKHRYCFSCSGRHKSTPSNSGHTMLPVEEGQDTHRSQPRTLLCPAHTDTELDVFCRNCEVLACSQCVTDHHHHCPGKVPVQEYASSEKTSIKRCRVKYAQVMRFFSEQRRDTEERMAALNVKKHTIQGDIRKFFSALIKACMDVEGSLLEELENSVSDHMDLLSEHHTAWQRVQEDTQELLDITDILHFLPNADFLPLMEASKASLSQALRDGENLAASTPPEMSVDLCLCQSSLRSVVKRIKEIGATSLIINTHKTLTLRKVSSMSFAVPDDKNEPLVTAMLLLTPSVLLAADFNNSCLKRFHKEEEGEGWNCMEVLALKWRPYGMTKLSEECVSLPQNGKPGGGGPESQQDRSFTIDPTTGAEPLSEKADEGMFDGKQASSGKQGDDGTDTDIHLAVTSPLAGCFDVVIPASGNRKMHVVRAIDEEKGLWGLGVVGNHKLAVSTMVSGRSFISLIDTAQGSTQRLPLTSDVSVTPLVSPRHVLPTSPSSIIVGDHGKKAVIHVSLDGQVLFTFTGNGSHRVSHPEGLCVDGQGHVFVADSGDHCIFVLTKGGHLYSRTGKKQSDLHQPQALCIDRNSCLYVANDGGKLLNVYEVFQEGELAE
- the LOC143292910 gene encoding uncharacterized protein LOC143292910 isoform X2 — protein: MLPVEEGQDTHRSQPRTLLCPAHTDTELDVFCRNCEVLACSQCVTDHHHHCPGKVPVQEYASSEKTSIKRCRVKYAQVMRFFSEQRRDTEERMAALNVKKHTIQGDIRKFFSALIKACMDVEGSLLEELENSVSDHMDLLSEHHTAWQRVQEDTQELLDITDILHFLPNADFLPLMEASKASLSQALRDGENLAASTPPEMSVDLCLCQSSLRSVVKRIKEIGATSLIINTHKTLTLRKVSSMSFAVPDDKNEPLVTAMLLLTPSVLLAADFNNSCLKRFHKEEEGEGWNCMEVLALKWRPYGMTKLSEECVSLPQNGKPGGGGPESQQDRSFTIDPTTGAEPLSEKADEGMFDGKQASSGKQGDDGTDTDIHLAVTSPLAGCFDVVIPASGNRKMHVVRAIDEEKGLWGLGVVGNHKLAVSTMVSGRSFISLIDTAQGSTQRLPLTSDVSVTPLVSPRHVLPTSPSSIIVGDHGKKAVIHVSLDGQVLFTFTGNGSHRVSHPEGLCVDGQGHVFVADSGDHCIFVLTKGGHLYSRTGKKQSDLHQPQALCIDRNSCLYVANDGGKLLNVYEVFQEGELAE